Proteins encoded within one genomic window of Calonectris borealis chromosome 1, bCalBor7.hap1.2, whole genome shotgun sequence:
- the ALOX5AP gene encoding arachidonate 5-lipoxygenase-activating protein, translating into MDQETLGSVVLLAIVTLISVVQNAFFANKVEHESKHCNGKGFQRLGLSAFDRVYTANQNCGHAYPTFLAMLWCAGLLCSPAPAAFAGLMYLFVRQKYFVGYLGERTQSTPGYLFGKRIILFLFLMSVAGILNYYLIFFFGSDFEMYIKTITSAISPLLLIP; encoded by the exons ATGGACCAGGAAACCCTGGGAAGCGTTGTCCTGCTCGCCATTGTCACCTTGATAAGTGTTGTCCAGAACG ctttttttgcTAACAAAGTGGAGCATGAAAGCAAGCACTGCAACGGCAAGGGATTCCAGCGGCTGGGGTTGTCTGCCTTCGACCGTGTCTACACTGCCAA CCAGAACTGCGGACACGCGTACCCTACGTTTCTGGCCATGCTTTGGTGTGCTGGCCTTCTCTGCAGCCCAG CTCCTGCCGCCTTTGCCGGCCTGATGTACTTGTTTGTGAGGCAGAAGTACTTTGTGGGCTACCTGGGGGAAAGGACTCAGAG CACTCCCGGTTACTTGTTTGGAAAGCGCATCATTTTGTTCCTGTTCCTCATGTCCGTGGCTGGAATACTCAACTACTATCTCATATTCTTTTTTGGAAGTGACTTTGAAATGTACATAAAAACAATAACCAGCGCAATCTCTCCATTGCTGCTCATCCCGTAG
- the USPL1 gene encoding SUMO-specific isopeptidase USPL1 isoform X2: MMDTQKTTNGLQVIGEGTGIGKSTLHMVGYLGKNCNPVETAVREYCPVCKEKGQIQVLRTYRINFQESIFLCENPQCIYPLGYKPLNSIITSAESENHQVPSTHKKRKLCDISDFSPVESHPKKARTNNVVNVEHTTNTDPVVKCYQNSLCVPKSSLHDVLQNDQQKLNNNVESCIQKVDFETNTNNYQESPPKTSSPRTQLLPNSELCPTSSDILLTSGKGSTNNTDLCLQWRNMHNLCWLDCILSALVHLETLKFALAEEYNDGKCLLQKLLKKYNKATVLLNTCKRSKVKDFLPKAESHLNEIRSRMFTQLQPQLKCELGKKESPVFALPLLLQQDQQAEKLFLHSFSWKFECVCCGYKYQDRFRKTLTTFTNIIPDWHPLNAIHVGPCNNCSDKSQRRQMILEKVPSILMLHFVEGLPHNNLKNYSFRFEEDTYQITAIVQYQTDKKHFITWSLNPDGTWLECDDLKGPYCKRHKKFEVPPSEIHIVIWEKKTSHVPEERNSQFQSKNIEDFLLDKVQSNSTVLHRGFDNTVDKTPAEHRKEDSVRTPDKKQQQVAEDKSSVHHGLENLAHDDLVTLMLEEIQVDSEGKSLSNGQMVGSNLLVETGMPQQGELTFSPSPPYTGEFAGTSLAMNNKCMLHENSSICLPLEELNPANIIPPVPKKHDPDPSDSSLAQRTDDRTNLPNREHGLNSELQLNKKLSPVENIMQKSPDLKDASKIIVNSQVANSSAANNSFQPSHKDQKRGFVGSWVKKLLSKNTSFMPSSASALKNERSCKTPSMQKISEVRLPVKGASNFGGFQSRGTNKTTETLKSVVPQSNNTHPLSNFKGFSQSTRLPTASHTTIEGPTWNKSGSTLGTSGKATQFHSPSCNSGKAEESDSDKTKKLRLKLLKKLNAKKKKLASLDKLAVEQMKHEKPMSGDVSTPSQIESHNDSELLQSFLRELQYQIDVADNESEFNANSVSGCTSHNNSDEILAELLSPTSTVASLEAPKSEGECMYMEMVDSSVATTASDEKTSVPQAAMTSEEHNYYSPVKDSNSELHTISKPSVKKLTFESPTREDILEDLFSISAPSSMAGDIDLPHFDETLFETW, encoded by the exons ATGATGGATACCCAGAAGACTACAAATGGTTTGCAAGTGATTGGAGAAGGGACTGGTATAGGGAAATCGACACTCCACATGGTGGGGTATTTGGGAAAA aacTGTAATCCTGTGGAAACAGCTGTACGTGAATATTGTCCAGTCTGCAAAGAGAAGGGCCAGATCCAAGTTTTACGGACTTACCGCATTAATTTTCAAGAGtccatttttctttgtgaaaatccTCAG tgTATCTACCCACTTGGTTATAAACCGTTAAACAGCATAATTACTTCTGCTGAGTCAGAAAATCATCAAGTTCCATCTACTcataagaaaaggaaattgtgTGATATCAGTGACTTTTCTCCTGTTGAATCACATCCAAAAAAAGCAAGAACTAATAATGTGGTAAATGTTGAGCACACTACTAATACAGACCCTGTTGTCAAATGCTATCAGAATAGCTTATGTGTTCCTAAGTCAAGCCTACACGATGTGTTACAAAATGACCAGCAAAAACTTAATAACAAtgtggagtcctgcatccagaaGGTGGATTTTGAAACAAACACCAACAACTATCAAGAAAGTCCTCCTAAGACTTCTAGTCCCAGAACACAACTCTTGCCAAATTCTGAACTTTGCCCAACATCATCTGACATTTTGCTCACAAGTGGTAAAGGTTCCACTAATAACACAGATTTATGTCTTCAGTGGAGAAACATGCATAATCTTTGTTGGTTAGATTGTATTTTGTCAGCACTGGTACACttagaaacattaaaatttgCTCTAGCAGAAGAATATAATGATGGAAAATGTTTACTCCagaaactcttaaaaaaatataataaagcaaCTGTGCTTCTGAATACCTGTAAAAGGAGTAAAGTAAAAG attttcttCCAAAAGCAGAATCTCATCTCAATGAAATCAGAAGCAGAATGTTTACACAGCTTCAGCCTCAGCTTAAGTGTGAATTGG GTAAGAAGGAGAGTCCAGTGTTTGCACTCCCTCTACTCTTACAACAGGATCAACAAGCTGAGAAACTATTCTTGCATTCATTTTCATGGAAGTTTGAATGTGTATGTTGTGGCTACAAATACCAGGATAG ATTTAGGAAAACACTAACAACATTCACAAATATAATCCCTGATTGGCATCCACTTAACGCTATTCATGTTGGACCATGTAATAACTGTAGTGATAAATCTCAAAGACGACAGATGATCTTGGAAAA AGTACCCTCAATATTAATGTTACATTTCGTAGAAGGCTTGCCACATAACAACCTGAAGAACTATTCGTTTCGGTTTGAAGAAGACACCTACCAAATAACAGCTATTGTTCAGTATCAAACAGATAAGAAGCACTTCATAACCTGGTCTTTGAATCCTGATG gaactTGGCTTGAATGTGATGATTTAAAGGGTCCATATTGCAAGAGACATAAAAAATTTGAAGTTCCTCCTTCAGAGATTCATATTGTtatctgggaaaagaaaacatcccATGTGCCAGAAGAACGGAATTCACAGTTCCAGAGTAAAAATATTGAAGATTTTCTTCTTGATAAAGTACAGTCAAATTCCACTGTGTTGCATCGTGGTTTTGATAACACTGTAGACAAAACACCTGCAGAACATCGCAAAGAGGATTCTGTGAGAACTCCAgataagaagcagcagcaggtagCTGAGGATAAAAGTAGCGTTCATCATGGTTTAGAAAATCTAGCACATGATGATCTCGTTACACTGATGCTTGAAGAAATTCAAGTGGACTCAGAAGGTAAATCACTGTCAAATGGACAGATGGTGGGAAGTAACCTTCTTGTTGAAACGGGCATGCCGCAACAGGGGGAATTAACTTTTTCACCTAGCCCTCCATATACAGGAGAGTTTGCTGGAACTAGTCTAGCTATGAACAACAAATGCATGTTACATGAAAATTCCAGCATTTGCTTGCCTCTGGAAGAGCTGAACCCAGCAAATATTATTCCTCCTGTGCCCAAAAAACATGACCCTGACCCATCTGACTCATCACTTGCTCAAAGAACAGATGACAGAACTAATTTACCTAACAGAGAACATGGATTAAATTCAGAACTACAGCTAAACAAGAAGTTGTCACCAGTAGAGAATATTATGCAAAAATCACCTGACTTAAAAGATGCAAGCAAAATTATAGTTAATTCTCAGGTTGCCAATTCGTCTGCTGCCAATAATTCCTTTCAGCCTTCACACAAAGACCAAAAAAGAGGATTTGTAGGAAGCTGGGTAAAGAAATTATTAAGCAAGAATACTTCTTTTATGCCTTCAAGTGCCTCAGCTCTCAAGAATGAGAGAAGTTGCAAAACTCCCTCAATGCAAAAAATAAGTGAAGTACGGTTGCCAGTTAAGGGAGCAAGTAACTTTGGTGGATTTCAAAGCAGAGGTACAAACAAAACAACTGAGACCCTGAAGTCAGTGGTTCCTCAGAGTAATAATACTCATCCTTTATCAAATTTCAAAGGATTTTCTCAAAGCACTCGTCTTCCAACAGCAAGTCATACCACTATTGAAGGTCCAACTTGGAATAAGTCAGGAAGTACGTTGGGTACCTCAGGTAAAGCGACTCAGTTCCATTCACCTAGCTGTAACTCTGGGAAGGCAGAAGAGTCAGATagtgacaaaacaaaaaaacttcgcctaaaactgttaaaaaaacttAATGCTAAAAAGAAGAAGTTGGCTTCACTGGATAAACTAGCAGTGGAACAGATGAAACATGAAAAGCCTATGAGTGGGGATGTAAGCACCCCATCACAGATTGAATCTCACAATGACAGTGAATTATTGCAGAGCTTTTTAAGGGAACTGCAGTATCAGATTGATGTCGCAGATAATGAATCTGAATTTAATGCAAACTCTGTATCAGGGTGCACTAGCCATAATAACAGTGATGAAATACTGGCAGAATTACTGTCCCCTACTTCAACTGTTGCTTCCTTAGAGGCTCCAAAAAGTGAAGGTGAGTGTATGTACATGGAAATGGTAGATAGCAGTGTTGCAACAACAGCGTCTGATGAAAAGACCAGTGTGCCACAAGCAGCAATGACAAGCGAGGAGCACAATTATTACAGTCCTGTAAAGGACAGTAATTCAGAACTTCATACAATAAGCAAACCCAGTGTGAAGAAACTTACTTTTGAAAGTCCTACAAGGGAAGATATCCTTGAAGACCTGTTCTCCATTTCAGCACCAAGCTCAATGGCAGGTGACATAGATTTACCTCATTTTGATGAAACTCTGTTTGAAACTTGGTAA
- the USPL1 gene encoding SUMO-specific isopeptidase USPL1 isoform X1, with amino-acid sequence MRERGGREGGRGEYLSRCSHRRRAAPLPPAARRRLRLRCLPGAGRAGWHGGGDAPETAQQPGGRRRGPRLTPPAAPGQRPASNGWVACAPQGAGQRDAESRERWSGEPRHGGSQQNCNPVETAVREYCPVCKEKGQIQVLRTYRINFQESIFLCENPQCIYPLGYKPLNSIITSAESENHQVPSTHKKRKLCDISDFSPVESHPKKARTNNVVNVEHTTNTDPVVKCYQNSLCVPKSSLHDVLQNDQQKLNNNVESCIQKVDFETNTNNYQESPPKTSSPRTQLLPNSELCPTSSDILLTSGKGSTNNTDLCLQWRNMHNLCWLDCILSALVHLETLKFALAEEYNDGKCLLQKLLKKYNKATVLLNTCKRSKVKDFLPKAESHLNEIRSRMFTQLQPQLKCELGKKESPVFALPLLLQQDQQAEKLFLHSFSWKFECVCCGYKYQDRFRKTLTTFTNIIPDWHPLNAIHVGPCNNCSDKSQRRQMILEKVPSILMLHFVEGLPHNNLKNYSFRFEEDTYQITAIVQYQTDKKHFITWSLNPDGTWLECDDLKGPYCKRHKKFEVPPSEIHIVIWEKKTSHVPEERNSQFQSKNIEDFLLDKVQSNSTVLHRGFDNTVDKTPAEHRKEDSVRTPDKKQQQVAEDKSSVHHGLENLAHDDLVTLMLEEIQVDSEGKSLSNGQMVGSNLLVETGMPQQGELTFSPSPPYTGEFAGTSLAMNNKCMLHENSSICLPLEELNPANIIPPVPKKHDPDPSDSSLAQRTDDRTNLPNREHGLNSELQLNKKLSPVENIMQKSPDLKDASKIIVNSQVANSSAANNSFQPSHKDQKRGFVGSWVKKLLSKNTSFMPSSASALKNERSCKTPSMQKISEVRLPVKGASNFGGFQSRGTNKTTETLKSVVPQSNNTHPLSNFKGFSQSTRLPTASHTTIEGPTWNKSGSTLGTSGKATQFHSPSCNSGKAEESDSDKTKKLRLKLLKKLNAKKKKLASLDKLAVEQMKHEKPMSGDVSTPSQIESHNDSELLQSFLRELQYQIDVADNESEFNANSVSGCTSHNNSDEILAELLSPTSTVASLEAPKSEGECMYMEMVDSSVATTASDEKTSVPQAAMTSEEHNYYSPVKDSNSELHTISKPSVKKLTFESPTREDILEDLFSISAPSSMAGDIDLPHFDETLFETW; translated from the exons ATGAGGGAgcgaggaggaagggaaggggggaggggagaataCCTCAGCCGCTGCTCGCaccgccgccgcgcagccccgctcccgcccgccgcccggcggcggctccgcctcCGTTgcctgccgggagcggggcgggctgGCTGGCATGGCGGCGGGGACGCGCCGGAAACTGCGCAgcagccgggcgggcggcggcgcgggccacGCTTgacgccgccggccgccccggggcaACGGCCGGCGAGTAACGGCTG GGTTGCGTGTGCTCCGCAGGGCGCCGGGCAGCGCGACGCTGAGAGCCGGGAGCGGTGGAGCGGGGAGCCGAGGCATGGCGGCAGCCAGCAG aacTGTAATCCTGTGGAAACAGCTGTACGTGAATATTGTCCAGTCTGCAAAGAGAAGGGCCAGATCCAAGTTTTACGGACTTACCGCATTAATTTTCAAGAGtccatttttctttgtgaaaatccTCAG tgTATCTACCCACTTGGTTATAAACCGTTAAACAGCATAATTACTTCTGCTGAGTCAGAAAATCATCAAGTTCCATCTACTcataagaaaaggaaattgtgTGATATCAGTGACTTTTCTCCTGTTGAATCACATCCAAAAAAAGCAAGAACTAATAATGTGGTAAATGTTGAGCACACTACTAATACAGACCCTGTTGTCAAATGCTATCAGAATAGCTTATGTGTTCCTAAGTCAAGCCTACACGATGTGTTACAAAATGACCAGCAAAAACTTAATAACAAtgtggagtcctgcatccagaaGGTGGATTTTGAAACAAACACCAACAACTATCAAGAAAGTCCTCCTAAGACTTCTAGTCCCAGAACACAACTCTTGCCAAATTCTGAACTTTGCCCAACATCATCTGACATTTTGCTCACAAGTGGTAAAGGTTCCACTAATAACACAGATTTATGTCTTCAGTGGAGAAACATGCATAATCTTTGTTGGTTAGATTGTATTTTGTCAGCACTGGTACACttagaaacattaaaatttgCTCTAGCAGAAGAATATAATGATGGAAAATGTTTACTCCagaaactcttaaaaaaatataataaagcaaCTGTGCTTCTGAATACCTGTAAAAGGAGTAAAGTAAAAG attttcttCCAAAAGCAGAATCTCATCTCAATGAAATCAGAAGCAGAATGTTTACACAGCTTCAGCCTCAGCTTAAGTGTGAATTGG GTAAGAAGGAGAGTCCAGTGTTTGCACTCCCTCTACTCTTACAACAGGATCAACAAGCTGAGAAACTATTCTTGCATTCATTTTCATGGAAGTTTGAATGTGTATGTTGTGGCTACAAATACCAGGATAG ATTTAGGAAAACACTAACAACATTCACAAATATAATCCCTGATTGGCATCCACTTAACGCTATTCATGTTGGACCATGTAATAACTGTAGTGATAAATCTCAAAGACGACAGATGATCTTGGAAAA AGTACCCTCAATATTAATGTTACATTTCGTAGAAGGCTTGCCACATAACAACCTGAAGAACTATTCGTTTCGGTTTGAAGAAGACACCTACCAAATAACAGCTATTGTTCAGTATCAAACAGATAAGAAGCACTTCATAACCTGGTCTTTGAATCCTGATG gaactTGGCTTGAATGTGATGATTTAAAGGGTCCATATTGCAAGAGACATAAAAAATTTGAAGTTCCTCCTTCAGAGATTCATATTGTtatctgggaaaagaaaacatcccATGTGCCAGAAGAACGGAATTCACAGTTCCAGAGTAAAAATATTGAAGATTTTCTTCTTGATAAAGTACAGTCAAATTCCACTGTGTTGCATCGTGGTTTTGATAACACTGTAGACAAAACACCTGCAGAACATCGCAAAGAGGATTCTGTGAGAACTCCAgataagaagcagcagcaggtagCTGAGGATAAAAGTAGCGTTCATCATGGTTTAGAAAATCTAGCACATGATGATCTCGTTACACTGATGCTTGAAGAAATTCAAGTGGACTCAGAAGGTAAATCACTGTCAAATGGACAGATGGTGGGAAGTAACCTTCTTGTTGAAACGGGCATGCCGCAACAGGGGGAATTAACTTTTTCACCTAGCCCTCCATATACAGGAGAGTTTGCTGGAACTAGTCTAGCTATGAACAACAAATGCATGTTACATGAAAATTCCAGCATTTGCTTGCCTCTGGAAGAGCTGAACCCAGCAAATATTATTCCTCCTGTGCCCAAAAAACATGACCCTGACCCATCTGACTCATCACTTGCTCAAAGAACAGATGACAGAACTAATTTACCTAACAGAGAACATGGATTAAATTCAGAACTACAGCTAAACAAGAAGTTGTCACCAGTAGAGAATATTATGCAAAAATCACCTGACTTAAAAGATGCAAGCAAAATTATAGTTAATTCTCAGGTTGCCAATTCGTCTGCTGCCAATAATTCCTTTCAGCCTTCACACAAAGACCAAAAAAGAGGATTTGTAGGAAGCTGGGTAAAGAAATTATTAAGCAAGAATACTTCTTTTATGCCTTCAAGTGCCTCAGCTCTCAAGAATGAGAGAAGTTGCAAAACTCCCTCAATGCAAAAAATAAGTGAAGTACGGTTGCCAGTTAAGGGAGCAAGTAACTTTGGTGGATTTCAAAGCAGAGGTACAAACAAAACAACTGAGACCCTGAAGTCAGTGGTTCCTCAGAGTAATAATACTCATCCTTTATCAAATTTCAAAGGATTTTCTCAAAGCACTCGTCTTCCAACAGCAAGTCATACCACTATTGAAGGTCCAACTTGGAATAAGTCAGGAAGTACGTTGGGTACCTCAGGTAAAGCGACTCAGTTCCATTCACCTAGCTGTAACTCTGGGAAGGCAGAAGAGTCAGATagtgacaaaacaaaaaaacttcgcctaaaactgttaaaaaaacttAATGCTAAAAAGAAGAAGTTGGCTTCACTGGATAAACTAGCAGTGGAACAGATGAAACATGAAAAGCCTATGAGTGGGGATGTAAGCACCCCATCACAGATTGAATCTCACAATGACAGTGAATTATTGCAGAGCTTTTTAAGGGAACTGCAGTATCAGATTGATGTCGCAGATAATGAATCTGAATTTAATGCAAACTCTGTATCAGGGTGCACTAGCCATAATAACAGTGATGAAATACTGGCAGAATTACTGTCCCCTACTTCAACTGTTGCTTCCTTAGAGGCTCCAAAAAGTGAAGGTGAGTGTATGTACATGGAAATGGTAGATAGCAGTGTTGCAACAACAGCGTCTGATGAAAAGACCAGTGTGCCACAAGCAGCAATGACAAGCGAGGAGCACAATTATTACAGTCCTGTAAAGGACAGTAATTCAGAACTTCATACAATAAGCAAACCCAGTGTGAAGAAACTTACTTTTGAAAGTCCTACAAGGGAAGATATCCTTGAAGACCTGTTCTCCATTTCAGCACCAAGCTCAATGGCAGGTGACATAGATTTACCTCATTTTGATGAAACTCTGTTTGAAACTTGGTAA
- the USPL1 gene encoding SUMO-specific isopeptidase USPL1 isoform X3, which produces MNCNPVETAVREYCPVCKEKGQIQVLRTYRINFQESIFLCENPQCIYPLGYKPLNSIITSAESENHQVPSTHKKRKLCDISDFSPVESHPKKARTNNVVNVEHTTNTDPVVKCYQNSLCVPKSSLHDVLQNDQQKLNNNVESCIQKVDFETNTNNYQESPPKTSSPRTQLLPNSELCPTSSDILLTSGKGSTNNTDLCLQWRNMHNLCWLDCILSALVHLETLKFALAEEYNDGKCLLQKLLKKYNKATVLLNTCKRSKVKDFLPKAESHLNEIRSRMFTQLQPQLKCELGKKESPVFALPLLLQQDQQAEKLFLHSFSWKFECVCCGYKYQDRFRKTLTTFTNIIPDWHPLNAIHVGPCNNCSDKSQRRQMILEKVPSILMLHFVEGLPHNNLKNYSFRFEEDTYQITAIVQYQTDKKHFITWSLNPDGTWLECDDLKGPYCKRHKKFEVPPSEIHIVIWEKKTSHVPEERNSQFQSKNIEDFLLDKVQSNSTVLHRGFDNTVDKTPAEHRKEDSVRTPDKKQQQVAEDKSSVHHGLENLAHDDLVTLMLEEIQVDSEGKSLSNGQMVGSNLLVETGMPQQGELTFSPSPPYTGEFAGTSLAMNNKCMLHENSSICLPLEELNPANIIPPVPKKHDPDPSDSSLAQRTDDRTNLPNREHGLNSELQLNKKLSPVENIMQKSPDLKDASKIIVNSQVANSSAANNSFQPSHKDQKRGFVGSWVKKLLSKNTSFMPSSASALKNERSCKTPSMQKISEVRLPVKGASNFGGFQSRGTNKTTETLKSVVPQSNNTHPLSNFKGFSQSTRLPTASHTTIEGPTWNKSGSTLGTSGKATQFHSPSCNSGKAEESDSDKTKKLRLKLLKKLNAKKKKLASLDKLAVEQMKHEKPMSGDVSTPSQIESHNDSELLQSFLRELQYQIDVADNESEFNANSVSGCTSHNNSDEILAELLSPTSTVASLEAPKSEGECMYMEMVDSSVATTASDEKTSVPQAAMTSEEHNYYSPVKDSNSELHTISKPSVKKLTFESPTREDILEDLFSISAPSSMAGDIDLPHFDETLFETW; this is translated from the exons ATG aacTGTAATCCTGTGGAAACAGCTGTACGTGAATATTGTCCAGTCTGCAAAGAGAAGGGCCAGATCCAAGTTTTACGGACTTACCGCATTAATTTTCAAGAGtccatttttctttgtgaaaatccTCAG tgTATCTACCCACTTGGTTATAAACCGTTAAACAGCATAATTACTTCTGCTGAGTCAGAAAATCATCAAGTTCCATCTACTcataagaaaaggaaattgtgTGATATCAGTGACTTTTCTCCTGTTGAATCACATCCAAAAAAAGCAAGAACTAATAATGTGGTAAATGTTGAGCACACTACTAATACAGACCCTGTTGTCAAATGCTATCAGAATAGCTTATGTGTTCCTAAGTCAAGCCTACACGATGTGTTACAAAATGACCAGCAAAAACTTAATAACAAtgtggagtcctgcatccagaaGGTGGATTTTGAAACAAACACCAACAACTATCAAGAAAGTCCTCCTAAGACTTCTAGTCCCAGAACACAACTCTTGCCAAATTCTGAACTTTGCCCAACATCATCTGACATTTTGCTCACAAGTGGTAAAGGTTCCACTAATAACACAGATTTATGTCTTCAGTGGAGAAACATGCATAATCTTTGTTGGTTAGATTGTATTTTGTCAGCACTGGTACACttagaaacattaaaatttgCTCTAGCAGAAGAATATAATGATGGAAAATGTTTACTCCagaaactcttaaaaaaatataataaagcaaCTGTGCTTCTGAATACCTGTAAAAGGAGTAAAGTAAAAG attttcttCCAAAAGCAGAATCTCATCTCAATGAAATCAGAAGCAGAATGTTTACACAGCTTCAGCCTCAGCTTAAGTGTGAATTGG GTAAGAAGGAGAGTCCAGTGTTTGCACTCCCTCTACTCTTACAACAGGATCAACAAGCTGAGAAACTATTCTTGCATTCATTTTCATGGAAGTTTGAATGTGTATGTTGTGGCTACAAATACCAGGATAG ATTTAGGAAAACACTAACAACATTCACAAATATAATCCCTGATTGGCATCCACTTAACGCTATTCATGTTGGACCATGTAATAACTGTAGTGATAAATCTCAAAGACGACAGATGATCTTGGAAAA AGTACCCTCAATATTAATGTTACATTTCGTAGAAGGCTTGCCACATAACAACCTGAAGAACTATTCGTTTCGGTTTGAAGAAGACACCTACCAAATAACAGCTATTGTTCAGTATCAAACAGATAAGAAGCACTTCATAACCTGGTCTTTGAATCCTGATG gaactTGGCTTGAATGTGATGATTTAAAGGGTCCATATTGCAAGAGACATAAAAAATTTGAAGTTCCTCCTTCAGAGATTCATATTGTtatctgggaaaagaaaacatcccATGTGCCAGAAGAACGGAATTCACAGTTCCAGAGTAAAAATATTGAAGATTTTCTTCTTGATAAAGTACAGTCAAATTCCACTGTGTTGCATCGTGGTTTTGATAACACTGTAGACAAAACACCTGCAGAACATCGCAAAGAGGATTCTGTGAGAACTCCAgataagaagcagcagcaggtagCTGAGGATAAAAGTAGCGTTCATCATGGTTTAGAAAATCTAGCACATGATGATCTCGTTACACTGATGCTTGAAGAAATTCAAGTGGACTCAGAAGGTAAATCACTGTCAAATGGACAGATGGTGGGAAGTAACCTTCTTGTTGAAACGGGCATGCCGCAACAGGGGGAATTAACTTTTTCACCTAGCCCTCCATATACAGGAGAGTTTGCTGGAACTAGTCTAGCTATGAACAACAAATGCATGTTACATGAAAATTCCAGCATTTGCTTGCCTCTGGAAGAGCTGAACCCAGCAAATATTATTCCTCCTGTGCCCAAAAAACATGACCCTGACCCATCTGACTCATCACTTGCTCAAAGAACAGATGACAGAACTAATTTACCTAACAGAGAACATGGATTAAATTCAGAACTACAGCTAAACAAGAAGTTGTCACCAGTAGAGAATATTATGCAAAAATCACCTGACTTAAAAGATGCAAGCAAAATTATAGTTAATTCTCAGGTTGCCAATTCGTCTGCTGCCAATAATTCCTTTCAGCCTTCACACAAAGACCAAAAAAGAGGATTTGTAGGAAGCTGGGTAAAGAAATTATTAAGCAAGAATACTTCTTTTATGCCTTCAAGTGCCTCAGCTCTCAAGAATGAGAGAAGTTGCAAAACTCCCTCAATGCAAAAAATAAGTGAAGTACGGTTGCCAGTTAAGGGAGCAAGTAACTTTGGTGGATTTCAAAGCAGAGGTACAAACAAAACAACTGAGACCCTGAAGTCAGTGGTTCCTCAGAGTAATAATACTCATCCTTTATCAAATTTCAAAGGATTTTCTCAAAGCACTCGTCTTCCAACAGCAAGTCATACCACTATTGAAGGTCCAACTTGGAATAAGTCAGGAAGTACGTTGGGTACCTCAGGTAAAGCGACTCAGTTCCATTCACCTAGCTGTAACTCTGGGAAGGCAGAAGAGTCAGATagtgacaaaacaaaaaaacttcgcctaaaactgttaaaaaaacttAATGCTAAAAAGAAGAAGTTGGCTTCACTGGATAAACTAGCAGTGGAACAGATGAAACATGAAAAGCCTATGAGTGGGGATGTAAGCACCCCATCACAGATTGAATCTCACAATGACAGTGAATTATTGCAGAGCTTTTTAAGGGAACTGCAGTATCAGATTGATGTCGCAGATAATGAATCTGAATTTAATGCAAACTCTGTATCAGGGTGCACTAGCCATAATAACAGTGATGAAATACTGGCAGAATTACTGTCCCCTACTTCAACTGTTGCTTCCTTAGAGGCTCCAAAAAGTGAAGGTGAGTGTATGTACATGGAAATGGTAGATAGCAGTGTTGCAACAACAGCGTCTGATGAAAAGACCAGTGTGCCACAAGCAGCAATGACAAGCGAGGAGCACAATTATTACAGTCCTGTAAAGGACAGTAATTCAGAACTTCATACAATAAGCAAACCCAGTGTGAAGAAACTTACTTTTGAAAGTCCTACAAGGGAAGATATCCTTGAAGACCTGTTCTCCATTTCAGCACCAAGCTCAATGGCAGGTGACATAGATTTACCTCATTTTGATGAAACTCTGTTTGAAACTTGGTAA